The window TATACCCTGGAACCCTTGACCCCTTGACTCCTCGAATCCTTTCACTCATGTTGTTATATCTTTTATCGGTAAGGTGATCTCCTTGCCGTCATCAAGTTCGATTGTCACTGTAGAGCTTAAGGTATTATGTTTTACAATCTTGCCTTCACCTTGAGGGATGGTTATCCTTTTCCCAAGCTTCGGAAAATCCTTCTTATAATTCATATACATCTCATACTCATAGGCAAGACAACACATGAGTCTCCCACATATACCTGAAATCTTGGCAGGATTTAATGCCAGGCTCTGTTCCTTCACCATTTTTATCGAGACTATTGAAAAGTTATTTAAAAATTTTCTACAACATACCACATTACCGCAATTACCAAGTCCTCCGACAATCTTTGCCTCATCTCTCACTCCAACCTGTCTGAGTTCTATCCTGATTTTAAACTCCTTCGCAAGCTCTTTCACAAGCTCCCTGAAATCCACCCTGCTCTCAGACACAAAATAAAAGAGGAGTTTCGTCCCGCCGAAGAGATATTCCGCACAGAGTAATTTCATAGGAAGCGCCATTTCTTTAATCCTCTGTTTACAAAAATCGAGGGCATATTGTTCCTTTTCTTTTAAAGAAAAATACTCAGAGACTTCCTCATCGGTTGCCTTCCTTGTTATCTTTTTTAACCCCTCTTTCTTTGTATCGAATGGTTCTGTAAGGATAACACCCAAACAAAGACCTTTATCAAGTTCACTTACCACATAATCACCAATCTTTATATCCTCTGGCACTTCCATCTCCATTATACCTGTCAGTGTGTCAATTCTTACGTAACAACACTTCATATCTACCTCATTATATGTAACATTAAATTTTCAAATATAAGCCACTTATTCACATTATAACGCATAATGCGAATAGTTTCCTGGATCTTCCTCATTGAATACTCTACCCATTTCAGGTCCACCATTTCCCATTCTAAAAGTTCCCTCACATCTCTATTGATTACCATAGATACATCCCTGCTCTGGTTCAATATAAACATATCTCTAAAAAGAGAAAGGAGAAAAGAAAGGTACATGGACAACTGTCTATTGGTTTGTGTAATCTTTTCAGAAATCAGGGTCGTATTTAAAAAGCTCCTGTTGTGCCCTATTATCAACTCTGTTAGTTTTCTCCGCAGCAAAAAGTTATCCTCCTCCATCCAGAAAAGTCCACAGCCGATACTTCCATGGGAGATGTAAGAAAATAGCTGAGCCCTCTCCTCATCCATATTGAAAACCCTTAAAAAATACTGTCTGAGATCATCACTTGTAAGTGAAGTAAAAGCAACCCTTGCACAACGGGATCTTATGGTCAACGGTATATCCTTTTCTGATGAGGTGACAAGGAAAAACAAATTGAACAATGGGGGCTCCTCGAGTGTTTTTAAAAGGGCATTTGCTGCTTCATGGGTCATGGTATCGGCTTTATCAATTATTATTACCCGCATATCGCTCTCATAGGGGTACTCATATACTTCCTCATTTATGCCCCGTATCTTTTTTTCTTTATCCCTCCGTATGAGATTAATACCAATTGAATTTTCACCTTCTACAAATAAAAGGTCGGGATGACTGCCCCGCTCTATTTTAAGGCATGCCCGGCACTCACCACAGCCATTACCTTTTTCACAAAAGATACGTTTCGCCAGTTCTATTGCCAATAGTTTCTTTCCTATGCCCTCCTGACCTGAAAATAAAAAGGCATGGGGCATCCTTCCCTTTTTTAGAAAAGATAAAAGGAGGTTTTTCTGTTTTTCATGGCCAATAATATCGTTAAATCCCATGTCTTTCTAAAAGCTGTTCGATCTTCTCCCTGATAATCCTGTGCACATCCTCTATGCCAAGTTTGCCATCCACCACAATAAACCTCTCAGGGTCTTCCTTTGAAAGCTTAATATACGCCTTTTCTATCTTCCTATGGAAGGCCATCTCTTCATTTTCAAACCTGTCAAGGGAGGAAGCATGTTTAGATTTCCTCTTTAATCCAACGGCTGCACTACAATCCAGAAGGACAGTGAGGTCAGGTCTTACACCTTTTGTCACGAGCCTGTTGAGCGTTTCAATAATACTGAGGTCTACACCCCTTCCATATCCCTGATATGCATAACTTGCGTCTACAAACCTATCGCATAGAACAATCTTCCTATCCTGCAATGCGGGCATAATCACTTCCTCCACATGCTGCGCCCTCATTGCCATAAATACGAGGAGCTCAGAAAGGGGAAAGACCTTCAGGTTTTGCTGAAGAAAAACCCTTCTCAGTGCCTCCCCAAAAGCCGTGCCACCCGGCTCCCTCGTTTTTATTACACCATATCCCTTCTCCTTCAAATAATTGTATAAAAGCCCTACCTGCGTTGACTTACCGCAACCTTCTATTCCTTCAAAGGTTATCAACATGTATCTCCCCTATCTCTGAACCCTTTCCATATACTGACCGGTTCTCGTATCGATTTTAACCACATCACCCTCCTCAACAAAAAGTGGAACCTGAATCGAATAACCGGTTTCCAATAATGCCGGTTTTGTAGCATTCTGAGCGGTATCTCCCTTTGCACCTGGCTCTGTTTTCACTATCAAAAGATTAACAAAATTTTGAACTTCTACACCTATCGTGCTCCCTTTATAAAATAAAACTTTTATTACAAGACCTTCTTTTAGATAATTCTTTGCCTCACCTAAGTTCTTTCCATCTATGAACAACTGGTCATAGGTATTCTCATCCATGAAATAATATTTTTCCCCTTCTTTATAAAGGAACTGCATCTGTTTTTCCTCTACATCCGGTACCTCGGCCTTATCACCTGAACGAAAGGTTCTGTCAAGCACGTTTCCTGTTATAAGGCTTTTTATCC is drawn from Pseudomonadota bacterium and contains these coding sequences:
- the ricT gene encoding regulatory iron-sulfur-containing complex subunit RicT, translated to MKCCYVRIDTLTGIMEMEVPEDIKIGDYVVSELDKGLCLGVILTEPFDTKKEGLKKITRKATDEEVSEYFSLKEKEQYALDFCKQRIKEMALPMKLLCAEYLFGGTKLLFYFVSESRVDFRELVKELAKEFKIRIELRQVGVRDEAKIVGGLGNCGNVVCCRKFLNNFSIVSIKMVKEQSLALNPAKISGICGRLMCCLAYEYEMYMNYKKDFPKLGKRITIPQGEGKIVKHNTLSSTVTIELDDGKEITLPIKDITT
- the holB gene encoding DNA polymerase III subunit delta', which translates into the protein MGFNDIIGHEKQKNLLLSFLKKGRMPHAFLFSGQEGIGKKLLAIELAKRIFCEKGNGCGECRACLKIERGSHPDLLFVEGENSIGINLIRRDKEKKIRGINEEVYEYPYESDMRVIIIDKADTMTHEAANALLKTLEEPPLFNLFFLVTSSEKDIPLTIRSRCARVAFTSLTSDDLRQYFLRVFNMDEERAQLFSYISHGSIGCGLFWMEEDNFLLRRKLTELIIGHNRSFLNTTLISEKITQTNRQLSMYLSFLLSLFRDMFILNQSRDVSMVINRDVRELLEWEMVDLKWVEYSMRKIQETIRIMRYNVNKWLIFENLMLHIMR
- the tmk gene encoding dTMP kinase; this encodes MLITFEGIEGCGKSTQVGLLYNYLKEKGYGVIKTREPGGTAFGEALRRVFLQQNLKVFPLSELLVFMAMRAQHVEEVIMPALQDRKIVLCDRFVDASYAYQGYGRGVDLSIIETLNRLVTKGVRPDLTVLLDCSAAVGLKRKSKHASSLDRFENEEMAFHRKIEKAYIKLSKEDPERFIVVDGKLGIEDVHRIIREKIEQLLERHGI
- the efp gene encoding elongation factor P, yielding MVVVFTSEFRKGLRILVDEEPFVIVDFQHVKPGKGGAFVRTRIKSLITGNVLDRTFRSGDKAEVPDVEEKQMQFLYKEGEKYYFMDENTYDQLFIDGKNLGEAKNYLKEGLVIKVLFYKGSTIGVEVQNFVNLLIVKTEPGAKGDTAQNATKPALLETGYSIQVPLFVEEGDVVKIDTRTGQYMERVQR